AATTAATTGTTTTATTGACACGTCTATCCTATAGGGTAGGTTTTTCGGTGCTTTGATGGTACTCCGAAATACCTGGGCGTGTTGAATTTAGGAAATGTTTGATGGGGCAGGTGCGTTTGGCAGGAACGCGGCTACGGGCGCTTGTGGTGATGATCTGGTAAAGGCCGCAAGCGCTCAGCCTGTCGCAGGCGCGCAGCAGCGGCGTGCGAATCATGGAATAATGGCAGCCTAACCACCACCGAGTCGGCAGCGCTGCCGCGCCTGCCCATGCCTTTTCGCTCCCTGTTTTCGCTGTTTGCGTATGCCGCATTCGGTTTCCCTTTAGCCCTTGTGGCGCTGCCGGTGTATGTCTATGTGCCGCAATTTTATGTGCAACGCTATGGCATGTCGCTAGGCTTGATTGGTGCGGCCTTGCTGGTTTCACGCTTGGCCGACGCTTGCTTCGACCCTTGGATCGGCGCGCAGATCGACCGTCGTGCGGCAGGACATGGCTTCGGGCGCTATATCGTGATCGGTTTACCTTTTTTGGCGGGGGGATTTTTTGCCTTATTTCACCCGCCAGAAGTCAGTATTGGCTTGGTCTATGTCTGGTTTTTTGCCAGTTTGTTACTGGTGTATGCGGGGCTGAGTCTGGCCAGCATCGCCTTTCAAAGCTGGGGTGCGGCCTTGACCCAGGCACCGGGATTGCGCCTGCGCTTGACGGCCGCCCGTGAATTCTGCGGTTTATTTGGTGTAATTTGCGCCGCTGGCTTGGCCCAGCTTGGGGATATCGACTGGCTCAGCGCCGTCTTTTTACTCAGTTTGGGTTTGACTGCCGCACTGCTGTTACGTTATACCCCGACGATAAGCAATGACCAGCGCGCACAAGCAGCTTCACTGACTTGGTCGCAGTTACTGGGCGGGCGCAGCTTTCGCGTCTTGCTGACCGTATTCATTATCAACGGCATTGCTGCTGCCATTCCGGCCACACTGTTTCTGTTTTTTACTAAAGACAAACTGCAGCTCGGTGCGTATGCCGGGTATTTGTTGCTCGCGTATTTTCTTGCCGCAGCACTGTCGATGCCGCTCTGGTTACGCGCTGCTGCGCTCTGGGGGGAGCAGCGTACTTGGCTGATCGCCATGCTGGCCTCGGTGGCCAGTTTCATTTGGGTGTATGGCTTGCAAGCCGGCGACTTGACTGGATTTGTGGTGATTTGCCTGATTTCCGGCATGAGTTTAGGTGCTGATCTGGCTTTACCTCCAGCCTTACTGGCTGCCTTGATTCACCGTGCCGGTCACAGCGGACGATATGAGGGGAGTTATTTCGGTGCCTGGAATTGGGCGGCAAAAATGAATTTAGCCTTGGCCGCCGGGATCTCTTTGCCGCTGCTTGATTACTTCGGTTACCGCCCCGACAGCATGGTGCCGGCGGCCTTACAAATTCTGACGCTCGGCTATGCACTGTTGCCCTGCCTGTTAAAAGGCATTGCTGCGGCGATTCTTTGGCGCATTCCGCTGCACCCAGTGCGCGAATAAACACGGCGTGGCGCGCTATTTCCACAGTATAAGGTAAAAAAAGGTTAAAATAATTTCTTATCATAAATTATATGCCTTAATGCAATGGCTGTAAAGCAAATTATTGATTTTTTTTGCCACTTCGCATATTGCCTTCGCCAACGGAGAAATTGAATGACCCAGCTTGAGTATGAAAAAGTAAATGGTGGAATAGCCCGCGTGCCTGATATGTTTAATCAAATCAATCTGATGAGCATGCCTGAGTTACAGCAGTGGTTGCAAGACGAGACGCACGCAACCCCTTTGATGCGCCAGAATTTGGCGGAAGATTTTGTTGAGGAAGCACGCTTCTTCCATTCTGATGCGAAGAATTTCAGCTTGGTGTTGGGCTTGTTACGTAAAGCCGTGTTGTTGGCGCCGGCGATATTGACCCCTTACTTCTATCTATGGCAATTTTTGGAAGCCGATCAAGTTGCACCGACAGAAATCGAACATATCTTGAGGCGTGTCGTTCGTGATGATGGGCAATCACAGCCACGCTCTATCGCCTACATAGAAGGTTTGCTCAATGGCGTCTATTCTTTTTTGCAGCAATTCAATCATGCTGATGCCGTTGATCAAGTCAGTGAGCGTGCGGTCTTGCATCTGGCGGATGATTTGAGTTATGAAGATATTTTTTACATCGATTCGCTGCAGCAAGTCCATTTCCTCGGACGCATAGATGAGCCGCGCTTGATCTACTCCTCATGGCAGCACAGCAGTTTGTCGCCGGGCGCCCAGACGATTGCCGAAGAAATTATGAAACGCGGCAAAGACAATCGCATTATTCATCACTGTGGCACGGCGCTGACCGTTACTTCGCGCGCGATTTTCGGGCCGGCGATCGATACCCTGTTACTCAATCAAATTATCGTCCATATCGTGCTGAAACACGCGGTGTTTCGTGCCGCCGTCGATACCGCGGTGGAAATTGGCCCTGGCTCGGGGTTTTTGATGTTGACGACGGCGCGTTTGCTGGCCGGTCGAGAGGGGGTACGTTGTTTTGGCTTCGATATTGCTCCTACGGCTTGTCATCACTCGCGCCATGCCAGCAGCTTATTGACCACCGAACTCATCGCAGCCGGACAAATCGCGCCGACCATCAGTATTGTCGAAGATGGTGCCGGCTTGCTGCGCTTTGCCGATGGGGAGGTTGATTTTCTCTACACCAATCCGCCGTATATTCCTCGGCCACCATCCGGTGAGCGCGATGTCTATGGGGCTATTGAGGGGGTCAGTATTTACCAAGAATTGCTGCTGCATGCAGGGCCGCGGGTGCTGAACCGTCAGCGCGGCGTCGCCTTACTGCTGTATTCTTCGCTGACCAACGAGGTGCTACAGGAATTATTACGCAGCACGCCCTTATGTCATGAACTGGTTGGGCCGGAGCTGACGGTGCCACTCGATTTGCATGAAGTGTTGGCAGATCCAGCTTGGTCGGCCGATTTGCGGCGTAACCGCGGCTTGATACGCAACTATACCGGCGACGGTAAAGTGCGGCATCACAGCTTGCGTGTGCTGGCTCTTTACTGGCCCGAGAACGTATTGCGCCAAGAGAATGGGCGGATTTTTTCTTAAACCCGCTTCAGCGCAGGATTTTCTCGGTGAATTCTGGTGCCGCCGCCAGATGCATTTTCAAGAGCGTCGACACGCGCGTGCCATAGTTCTCTGAGACGATGCAAGGTGAGGAGAGCAGGCGTTCCATTTCTATGGAAATGCCGGTATCAGGTAAGCGACAATCAGGTGCTTGCGTGGTATTGCCGAGCATTTCGAAGAAGGCATCGGTCGGTGCCAATTGGCACAA
The sequence above is drawn from the Undibacterium sp. CCC3.4 genome and encodes:
- a CDS encoding MFS transporter, which produces MPFRSLFSLFAYAAFGFPLALVALPVYVYVPQFYVQRYGMSLGLIGAALLVSRLADACFDPWIGAQIDRRAAGHGFGRYIVIGLPFLAGGFFALFHPPEVSIGLVYVWFFASLLLVYAGLSLASIAFQSWGAALTQAPGLRLRLTAAREFCGLFGVICAAGLAQLGDIDWLSAVFLLSLGLTAALLLRYTPTISNDQRAQAASLTWSQLLGGRSFRVLLTVFIINGIAAAIPATLFLFFTKDKLQLGAYAGYLLLAYFLAAALSMPLWLRAAALWGEQRTWLIAMLASVASFIWVYGLQAGDLTGFVVICLISGMSLGADLALPPALLAALIHRAGHSGRYEGSYFGAWNWAAKMNLALAAGISLPLLDYFGYRPDSMVPAALQILTLGYALLPCLLKGIAAAILWRIPLHPVRE